A part of Rattus rattus isolate New Zealand chromosome 6, Rrattus_CSIRO_v1, whole genome shotgun sequence genomic DNA contains:
- the Tmem60 gene encoding transmembrane protein 60 — protein sequence MRMSLAQRVLLTWLFTLLFLIMLVLKLDEKAPWNWFLIFIPVWIFDTILLVMLIVKMAGRCKSGFDPRHGSHNIKKKAWYLIAMLLKLAFCLALCAKLEQFTTINLSYVFIPLWALLAGALTELGYNVFFVRD from the coding sequence atgagaatgtcctTGGCCCAGAGAGTACTGCTCACCTGGCTGTTCACACTGCTCTTCCTCATCATGTTGGTGTTGAAACTGGATGAGAAGGCACCCTGGAACTGGTTCCTCATATTTATTCCAGTCTGGATATTTGACACTATCCTTCTCGTCATGCTGATTGTGAAAATGGCTGGACGGTGTAAGTCTGGCTTCGACCCCCGACATGGATCacacaatattaaaaagaaagcctGGTACCTCATCGCAATGTTACTGAAGTTAGCCTTCTGCCTCGCACTGTGTGCTAAACTGGAACAGTTTACTACCATCAATCTCTCCTATGTCTTCATTCCTTTATGGGCCTTACTGGCTGGCGCCCTAACAGAACTTGGATATAACGTCTTTTTTGTGAGAGACTGA